A region of the Cytobacillus sp. IB215665 genome:
ATTTAATTTATTACCTTAATATATGAACGGTTGTTTGAATATGCGATACTATATTTATTGGTGAGGTTCATATCAAAAGCGTAATAAGATTGTATACCATATTCAAAACTAGTTTACATAATGTCAACTATCGGAACCAATACAATTTCACAACCCTTGATATAGAACGTTTTTTAAGGTTGAAAATTTTTCATATATACATGATTTTATATATTGTTGAATTATAAAGGTTTTGAAGAGGGGGAATTTTATTATTTCCGGAATTTCTTGCATAAAAAGTTTTTGCAACATGAGGTGTTAGTAAACATAAGTTGAGTTTCCAACTAATTAACCGATAGTGTTGTTCGACAATATGGCGCAAGAATATAGTAATAAAAGCTATCTCGACTAAATTAAAGATATTACCTATTTAAAATAGGTCAGCCAGAAAAAATACTGGTTGAACTCATAATACTTTATGGCGCTATATTGAATAATAACGGGAACATCCAAATCGACCCCTCCCATATTTAATACCTTAAAAACAATAGTGAAAATTAATAAAGCTTTTTCTTTAAGGTATTTTCGCATTAATTGTTGCTTTTAATAAAAGGCTGTTTTTGTGGCATCTTTCTTCTATAAAGACATCTTTTGCTCTATTTTAGGAACTAAAGAAAAAGTTTACGAAAAGAGCCTTAATTATTAATCCATGACGAGAACATCCCAACTTCTACGATTTATTCTCATTCTTAAGGTTTTTGTAAGAAATAAGAGATAAAAAAGAAAATTATGATAGGTATGATATGACATAGAAGGTATGAGGGAGTTGGTTAAAGGTGAAAAAAAGAATAATAGTCATATTTTTAATTATTTTTATATTTTTTTCAGCAATGAACAACGTAGAAGCAAAGAGTGCGATTAACAATATTGATTTTGAACAATTGGAAGAGTATATAGAACAAGAAATGAACAAGCACAAAGTCCCTGGTATGGCTTTTGTGCTAATTGCAAATGAAGAACCTGTTTATATGAACGGGTTTGGGAGCCAAAAAATTGGAAGTGATATTAAAGTTGACGGGCAGACGAACTTTGGGCTTGCTTCTGTATCTAAATCGATGACTGCCTTGGCTGTTACGCAATTAGCTGAACAGGGCTTACTAGACGTTGATGCGACCGTGGTAGAGTACTTGCCATGGTTTATTTCGCAAAATCAAGAACTTTCAAAACAGGTGACTATTCGCCATTTGTTACAACATAGTAGTGGTATTCCAACCACCTCATATGGACTTGAAATAGAAGATAGTTCTAATAATGGATTAGAAAGACAAGTAAAAAGAATTAGTGAAATTAAACTGGTATTTGTACCTGGTGAAAGTTTTGAATATTCTAATTTCAACTATTGGACGCTTGGTCTTATCATTGAAAAAGTATCAGGTATGAATTATCATGAAGCAATGAATAAGTTAGTATTCCAGCCATTAGGGATGGAACGGACTGGATTTTACACAAAGGTGTCTAAGTTAAATAATTTATCTGTAGGACATCGCTTAGAAGCGGGGAAGAACAAACCATTTGATTATGCTCCTCCATATCCAACGGTTGCATCGGGAGGAATATATAGTAATGTGGAAGATGTTGGACGTTACATAACTACACTACTACAAGAAGGACAATATAAAGGGCGTCAAGTAATTCCAAGTGAGGCAGTAAGCGAATTGTTTATGGAACCCTTCTCTATTTCTGATAATGAACGATATGGTTATGGGTGGGAAATCTCTCAGGAAGAGAATACTAAGGTGATAGATCATGGTGGAGATTATCCTAACTTTACAGCAGACGTGTATTTGTTTCCAGAATACAGTCTAGGGTTTGCCTTACTTTCAAATTCCCAAAATGATGTCACTCATTCTATCAGTGAGAATATTAAAAATTACATCTTGGGTGATAAACTAGAACAGGCAGCATCGTGGAAAGAAGATGAGTACCAATTAGCGAAGGTTATTTTATTAGTTGCAACGGGATTATTGGGTCTTATAACATTTTTCGTCTTATCATTGGTGTGGAGGTTCAGAAATTTTAAATTAGTATTTACCAGGAAAATAAACAGAATCAAAATAATTTTTCAACTAATTCTAATTCCTATAATATTCATCGGAGCGGCTACAGTAGGTGTCTATTTTCCTATATTCATGATTGGTTCATATCGCATTGCAGTATTGTATGCACCAGACTTGGTTTATAGCATCATAGTACTTTCAAGTGCTTTACTGTTAATTGGACTACTCTTTATCATTAGTGCTTTTATACGTTCAACTAAATATATACATCATGAAAAAGGGAAAGTTATAGTGACTAAATGAGCAATTTTTATAATGAAAAACATAGAAGAAGGTTATTGCGTTATCTATCAGCAAGAAACTCAGACAGGTGTTTTAAATTACTTTTTCATAATGTAAAACACCATGTACAACAAGAAATTTATGACAGTATTAACAATTAGAACTCCAAGTCATCTTCCACAATCTGGCGTAAGAATATAGTAAAGGTATATCTATGTATAAGTTATTCAATTTTAGGTTATATAATGCCAGTTATCGGAAGTCTAACAGAATAGCAAAAACACCTGAGGCATCTTGCTATTCTGTATTCAATTAATTTGGATTGATAACAACAGACCTCGGCCCGTCACCAACAGGGATCGTTGCAATTACACTATGTGTCTTTGTATCTATTACCGTAACAGTACCGACATCATGATTTGGAACATACAGTAACTGTCCATCAGGAGTAATCGCCATCTTGATTGGAATATCTAATCCACCTACGAAGACAGTAGCGATTACAAGATGTGTTTTCG
Encoded here:
- a CDS encoding serine hydrolase domain-containing protein produces the protein MKKRIIVIFLIIFIFFSAMNNVEAKSAINNIDFEQLEEYIEQEMNKHKVPGMAFVLIANEEPVYMNGFGSQKIGSDIKVDGQTNFGLASVSKSMTALAVTQLAEQGLLDVDATVVEYLPWFISQNQELSKQVTIRHLLQHSSGIPTTSYGLEIEDSSNNGLERQVKRISEIKLVFVPGESFEYSNFNYWTLGLIIEKVSGMNYHEAMNKLVFQPLGMERTGFYTKVSKLNNLSVGHRLEAGKNKPFDYAPPYPTVASGGIYSNVEDVGRYITTLLQEGQYKGRQVIPSEAVSELFMEPFSISDNERYGYGWEISQEENTKVIDHGGDYPNFTADVYLFPEYSLGFALLSNSQNDVTHSISENIKNYILGDKLEQAASWKEDEYQLAKVILLVATGLLGLITFFVLSLVWRFRNFKLVFTRKINRIKIIFQLILIPIIFIGAATVGVYFPIFMIGSYRIAVLYAPDLVYSIIVLSSALLLIGLLFIISAFIRSTKYIHHEKGKVIVTK